The Gemmatimonas aurantiaca T-27 DNA segment AGGTGAATGGGGTATCGCTCAAGGTGGCCAGGGAGGATGCCGAAGACCTCGCCTTGACTGGACTGGCGCAGCGTCGTCTCCAGCGGGTACTGGCCAAGTCCAAGCCGGGTGACGATGTGCGTCTGCAATACCGGCGCAGCGGCACCACGAAGGCCCTCTCGTTCAAGACCGTGTCTGCGGCCGACCTCGAACGCAGCGAGGTGCGCCGTGTCTCCAGCTCCCCGCGAATGGTCGAGGATATGCGGGGCCGGATCGGCGTGACCATCGGCGGGCCCGGTACCTCGCGAGATACGCTGGGGCTCTTTATCAGTGCGGTCGCCGCCGGCGGCCCGGCTGAGCTTGCAGGCGTTTTCGAAGGCGAGCGATTGGCCGCCGTCAATGGTGTGGACGTACGGATGCCGCGCGAGGATCTCGACGACGAACAGACACGCTCGGCCCGCATCGATCGGTTTGTCCGGGAGGTGCAGAAGGTCGCGCCCGGCAGTCCGGTCTCACTCCGGGTCTATGGCAACGGGAAATACCGCGAGGTCAGTGTAAAAGCGGTCAAAGCGTCCGAATTGCCGTCCACCGGCTTCAACTTCGAGTTTGGGGACGGAGCTGGAGATCGCCGAGTTCGCGTCATCACGCCGCCCGTGCAGGAACTCATGGATGGGGTTGGAGATGGGCTCCGCCAGCAAATCCGGGAGCGGTTGCGAGACATGGAGGTCCGCACGCCGACCCCCTCT contains these protein-coding regions:
- a CDS encoding PDZ domain-containing protein, with product MAPDHTSSPARAACVMRPLLWALPFMLTLPGALPFSAAEAQNIDVSVPRRMSLGTMWTRSADRAVLGVTLGAGSVSDTAGVRLESVDANGPAAKAGLQAGDVLTEVNGVSLKVAREDAEDLALTGLAQRRLQRVLAKSKPGDDVRLQYRRSGTTKALSFKTVSAADLERSEVRRVSSSPRMVEDMRGRIGVTIGGPGTSRDTLGLFISAVAAGGPAELAGVFEGERLAAVNGVDVRMPREDLDDEQTRSARIDRFVREVQKVAPGSPVSLRVYGNGKYREVSVKAVKASELPSTGFNFEFGDGAGDRRVRVITPPVQELMDGVGDGLRQQIRERLRDMEVRTPTPSGTVRVITRRSSSAL